CCGGCGTATTCAGCCGTCCTCGCCGAAGAGGTCGAGGATGCCGTCCAGACCGCTGTGGTCGAGGCAGCAATGGGCGACGTCGCGTAGCACCGGCTTGGGATGAAAAGCGACGCCGAAGCCGGCGGCGCGCAGCATCGGGATGTCGTTGGCGCCATCTCCGGCGGCGATCACCTGGTCTTCGGCGAGGCCCAGTTCGTCGCGCAGCCGCTGCAGGTGGGCGGCTTTCGCCGCACCGTCGACGATGTCACCGACGATGCGCCCGGTGAGCCGGCCGTTGGCCACTTCGAGTTCGTTGGCGTAGGCGTGATCGAAGCCGAGCCGCGCCTGCAGGCGCTCGGTGAAGTAGGTGAAGCCGCCCGAAACCAGCATGCTGCGGATACCGGCCCGCTGCAGGCCCTGGAGCAGGCGTTCGGCCCCGGGGTTGAGCTGCAGGCGTTTTTCGTACACTTCGCCGAGGGCGCTCTCGGCCAGCCCCGCGAGCAGCGCCACGCGGCGGCTCAGCGACTCGCGGAAATCGATCTCGCCCTCCATTGCCGCTTCGGTGATCGCCGCCACTTCGGCCTTCAGCCCCTGCATGTCGGCGATCTCGTCGATGCATTCGATGTTGATCAGGGTCGAATCCATGTCGGTCACGAACAGCCCGAAGTCGCTCAGGCGGCGCCCTTCGGGCAGCCAGGCGTGGTCGAGCCGGGCCTCGGCGCAGGCGGCGAGCAGCCCTTCGTGGGGGCGGGCGCCGAGAAGGCGGAAGGAGCGCGGCGTGATCTGCTCGACCGCATCGGCGCCGGTGAGCGTGGCGATGCGCTCGAGCGCGGCGCGGTCGACGTCGCGGGCAAGGACCACCAGGTTCATGCGCTGCGCTCCCGCTGCGGCAGGGCGGTGCGCAACACGGCGGCAGCGTTGCGGATCATCTCTTCGGTGGTGTCCCAGCCGACGCAGGCGTCGGTGACCGAGCAGCCGTACCTGAGCTGGCCGAGGTCGGCCGGAATCGACTGGTTGCCCGCTT
The window above is part of the Thauera aromatica K172 genome. Proteins encoded here:
- the serB gene encoding phosphoserine phosphatase SerB; this encodes MNLVVLARDVDRAALERIATLTGADAVEQITPRSFRLLGARPHEGLLAACAEARLDHAWLPEGRRLSDFGLFVTDMDSTLINIECIDEIADMQGLKAEVAAITEAAMEGEIDFRESLSRRVALLAGLAESALGEVYEKRLQLNPGAERLLQGLQRAGIRSMLVSGGFTYFTERLQARLGFDHAYANELEVANGRLTGRIVGDIVDGAAKAAHLQRLRDELGLAEDQVIAAGDGANDIPMLRAAGFGVAFHPKPVLRDVAHCCLDHSGLDGILDLFGEDG